One genomic segment of Desulforamulus reducens MI-1 includes these proteins:
- the gcvH gene encoding glycine cleavage system protein GcvH: MKVPSELKYTKEHEWVKIEGNRAIIGITYYAQDSLGDIVFVELPSVGDAVEVEEPFGVVESVKTASDLYAPVSGQVVEVNNEPMDSPEVVNQDPYGQGWMIMVEMSDPSQIEKLMSAEEYQALIEA, from the coding sequence ATGAAAGTACCCTCTGAGTTAAAGTATACCAAAGAACATGAATGGGTAAAAATTGAAGGAAACCGTGCTATTATTGGAATTACCTACTACGCCCAGGACTCCCTGGGGGATATTGTGTTTGTTGAACTCCCTTCTGTCGGAGATGCTGTTGAAGTAGAAGAACCCTTTGGTGTGGTAGAGTCCGTAAAGACAGCCAGTGATTTGTATGCACCGGTTAGTGGTCAGGTAGTAGAGGTTAATAATGAACCAATGGATTCACCGGAGGTTGTTAACCAGGACCCCTACGGCCAGGGCTGGATGATTATGGTGGAAATGTCCGACCCGTCCCAAATTGAGAAGCTAATGAGTGCCGAGGAATATCAGGCTTTAATAGAAGCCTAA
- the gcvPB gene encoding aminomethyl-transferring glycine dehydrogenase subunit GcvPB yields the protein MTEKLIFELGSPGRQGVLFPANDVPEIPPHELLPRDLIREQEVPLPEVSEGDAVRHFVRLSRMNFGVDVGFYPLGSCTMKYNPKVAEDAAGLSGFANIHPYQPDEISQGALQLMYETQQDLAEITGMDAFTLQPAAGAQGELTGMLIIKAYLESKGETGRNKVIVPDSAHGTNPATAALCGFKVVEVKSDQRGGVDLAALKQLLGPDVAALMLTNPSTLGLFEDNITEIAALVHQAGGLLYYDGANLNAIMGYARPGDMGFDVVHLNLHKTFGTPHGGGGPGSGPVGVKAELAPFLPKPVIIQREGNYLPDYHRPQSIGRVKAFFANFSVIVKAYTYLRSLGGKGLKEVSEHAVLNANYLMKQLSDHFRVPYQRTCMHEFVVSPPEDMKEQGIKTLDIAKRLLDYGYHPPTVYFPLIVEEALMFEPTETESKETLDEFAHNLIKVLAEARENPDKLRNAPYTTPIRRLDEVMAARKPLVGWFPE from the coding sequence ATGACGGAAAAATTAATATTTGAACTGGGTTCACCCGGTCGTCAGGGTGTCCTGTTTCCGGCCAATGATGTTCCAGAGATTCCCCCCCATGAATTGTTGCCAAGGGATTTAATAAGGGAACAAGAGGTACCGCTGCCGGAGGTCAGTGAAGGGGATGCTGTACGACATTTTGTCAGGCTATCCAGAATGAACTTTGGAGTGGATGTGGGGTTTTATCCTCTGGGTTCCTGCACCATGAAATACAATCCCAAAGTGGCAGAGGATGCAGCAGGGCTAAGTGGCTTTGCCAATATTCACCCCTATCAGCCCGATGAAATTAGCCAGGGGGCACTGCAACTGATGTATGAAACCCAGCAGGATCTTGCTGAAATCACCGGTATGGATGCCTTTACCCTACAGCCGGCTGCTGGGGCCCAGGGTGAATTAACTGGGATGTTGATTATTAAGGCCTACCTGGAAAGCAAGGGAGAGACCGGGCGGAACAAGGTCATTGTTCCGGATTCGGCTCACGGTACCAACCCAGCCACAGCGGCCCTTTGTGGTTTTAAAGTGGTGGAAGTAAAATCGGATCAACGAGGTGGTGTTGATCTCGCAGCTTTAAAGCAATTGTTGGGGCCGGATGTGGCGGCTCTCATGCTGACGAACCCAAGCACCTTAGGCTTGTTTGAAGATAATATTACAGAAATTGCTGCACTGGTACACCAGGCCGGAGGACTATTATATTACGACGGTGCAAACCTGAATGCTATTATGGGGTATGCCCGTCCTGGCGATATGGGTTTCGATGTGGTTCACCTGAATCTACATAAAACCTTTGGCACACCCCATGGTGGTGGAGGCCCAGGCTCTGGGCCCGTAGGTGTAAAGGCTGAATTGGCACCGTTCCTTCCTAAACCTGTGATTATTCAAAGAGAAGGCAACTACCTGCCGGATTATCATCGTCCCCAGTCCATTGGTCGAGTTAAAGCCTTTTTTGCAAATTTTAGTGTTATTGTTAAGGCCTATACCTATTTGCGGTCTTTGGGCGGTAAGGGGTTAAAAGAGGTTTCAGAACACGCAGTACTAAATGCAAACTATCTAATGAAACAGCTTTCGGACCATTTTCGGGTTCCCTATCAAAGGACTTGTATGCATGAGTTTGTGGTTTCCCCACCTGAGGATATGAAGGAGCAGGGGATTAAAACCCTGGATATTGCTAAAAGGCTTCTGGATTATGGTTATCACCCACCTACGGTTTACTTTCCTTTAATTGTGGAAGAAGCTCTGATGTTTGAACCCACGGAAACGGAAAGCAAAGAAACTCTGGATGAATTTGCTCATAATTTAATTAAGGTATTGGCAGAGGCCAGAGAAAACCCGGATAAGTTAAGAAATGCCCCTTACACCACACCGATACGGAGGTTGGATGAAGTAATGGCTGCTCGCAAGCCCCTAGTGGGTTGGTTTCCGGAATAA
- the gcvPA gene encoding aminomethyl-transferring glycine dehydrogenase subunit GcvPA: MKFIPHTDEERRQMLKHLAVENTDQLFKDIPSELRLNRDLAVEGGLSEMELQSHMNSLAGLNTGVDQTICFLGAGAYDHYIPSAVKHILSRSEFYTAYTPYQPEISQGVLQSIFEYQSMICLLTGMDAANASMYDGASALAEAALMACAVTRRDKVLVASTLHPEYREVVKTYLHGPGIEISEIAYQEGLSQLADIDQKLDKKTAAVLVQYPNFFGCIEDLGKIAEQAHAKGALLVVCVDPIALGILKSPGQCGADIVVGEGQSLGIPLSYGGPYLGFMACKDKYLRKMPGRIVGQTVDVEGRRGYVLTLQAREQHIRRDKATSNICSNQALCALAATVYLSLVGRQGFKQVAELCLQKTAYAKELLAALPGYQLPWQTPVFKEFVLKTKEAPEVINRELLKENILGGLDLGGYYPELAGHMLFCVTEKRSRREIELLAARLGAIS; the protein is encoded by the coding sequence TTGAAATTTATTCCTCATACAGATGAAGAACGTCGCCAGATGCTAAAGCATTTGGCAGTGGAAAACACAGACCAACTGTTTAAGGATATTCCCTCAGAACTGCGACTCAATAGGGATCTGGCAGTGGAGGGTGGCTTGTCTGAAATGGAGCTGCAGAGCCATATGAACTCCCTAGCAGGCTTAAATACAGGGGTTGATCAAACCATTTGTTTTCTGGGGGCAGGGGCCTATGACCACTATATACCCAGTGCAGTAAAACATATTCTATCCCGTTCAGAATTTTATACAGCCTATACCCCCTACCAACCAGAAATCAGTCAAGGGGTATTACAGAGTATCTTTGAGTATCAAAGCATGATTTGTCTCTTAACTGGTATGGATGCGGCAAATGCATCCATGTATGATGGGGCCAGCGCTTTGGCTGAAGCGGCCTTGATGGCCTGTGCTGTTACCCGGCGTGATAAGGTTCTGGTAGCTAGTACCCTTCACCCGGAATATCGGGAAGTAGTAAAAACCTACTTACACGGTCCTGGTATTGAAATATCTGAAATTGCTTACCAGGAGGGGTTGTCCCAACTGGCCGATATAGATCAAAAGTTAGATAAAAAAACAGCTGCAGTCTTAGTCCAGTATCCAAATTTTTTTGGTTGCATTGAGGATCTGGGTAAAATTGCAGAGCAAGCCCATGCTAAGGGGGCCTTGCTGGTGGTTTGTGTGGATCCCATAGCCTTGGGAATCCTAAAATCGCCCGGCCAGTGTGGTGCTGATATTGTAGTGGGGGAAGGACAGTCCCTGGGAATTCCCCTATCCTACGGAGGTCCCTACCTTGGTTTTATGGCATGCAAGGACAAATATCTGCGCAAAATGCCGGGACGAATAGTGGGGCAAACTGTTGATGTAGAAGGACGCCGGGGCTATGTACTAACCCTGCAGGCCCGGGAACAACACATTCGCCGCGATAAAGCAACTTCAAACATTTGTTCCAACCAGGCCCTGTGTGCCCTGGCGGCCACCGTGTATTTGAGCTTAGTGGGTCGGCAAGGATTCAAGCAGGTAGCAGAATTATGTCTACAAAAGACAGCCTATGCTAAGGAATTACTGGCCGCTTTACCAGGATACCAACTACCCTGGCAGACACCAGTGTTTAAGGAATTTGTATTAAAAACTAAAGAAGCACCAGAGGTTATTAATCGAGAACTCCTTAAGGAGAATATTCTGGGTGGTCTTGATTTAGGAGGTTATTACCCAGAGTTAGCAGGACATATGTTATTTTGCGTAACAGAGAAAAGAAGTCGCCGGGAAATAGAATTACTGGCGGCACGATTGGGGGCAATATCATGA